In one Candidatus Nealsonbacteria bacterium genomic region, the following are encoded:
- a CDS encoding coenzyme F420-0:L-glutamate ligase encodes MIIRPVKTRLFIPPKDDLFSLIKEGFLDIELKEKSVIIITSKVVSIWQGRCILREKVNNKDGLITKEADFYLEREKIPGKRVILTIKDNLLVPTAGIDESNGKGYFILWPKNPFKAARDIYDFIQKEYGLKDFGVIITDSRCVPSRRGTIGFALGYYGFYPLKDYRKTKDVFGRKYKISQANLVDSLASSGVLVIGEGNEQTPIAIIEDVSFIDFERPEPLKEDPLRIKGDDDFYSPLIKGVKWRKGGGGV; translated from the coding sequence ATGATAATAAGGCCTGTAAAAACAAGACTTTTTATTCCTCCCAAAGACGATCTATTCTCTCTGATTAAAGAAGGTTTTTTAGATATAGAATTAAAAGAAAAATCAGTCATAATTATTACCTCCAAAGTAGTTTCTATCTGGCAAGGAAGATGTATTTTGAGAGAAAAAGTTAACAATAAAGACGGATTAATTACTAAAGAAGCAGATTTTTACCTTGAAAGGGAAAAAATCCCAGGAAAACGAGTGATACTTACTATAAAAGATAACCTTTTAGTTCCTACTGCTGGCATTGATGAAAGTAATGGAAAAGGTTATTTTATTTTGTGGCCAAAGAACCCTTTTAAGGCAGCAAGAGATATCTATGATTTTATTCAAAAAGAATATGGACTGAAAGATTTTGGTGTTATTATCACTGATAGCAGATGCGTTCCTTCAAGAAGGGGAACAATTGGTTTTGCTCTCGGCTATTATGGTTTTTATCCTTTAAAAGATTATCGAAAAACAAAAGATGTTTTTGGTAGGAAATACAAAATAAGTCAGGCTAATCTGGTTGATTCTTTAGCTTCTTCGGGTGTTTTAGTGATAGGAGAGGGAAACGAACAAACTCCCATTGCCATTATTGAAGATGTTAGTTTTATAGATTTTGAAAGACCTGAACCATTAAAAGAAGACCCCTTAAGAATCAAGGGGGATGATGACTTTTATTCACCTTTAATAAAAGGGGTTAAATGGCGTAAAGGAGGCGGAGGAGTTTAG
- a CDS encoding serine hydroxymethyltransferase produces MEYLNKTDPQMDEIIKKEIERQENSLMMIPSENHSSEAVRTAVGSILQDKYCEGYPYKRYYQGQENFDKLEELCQERAKKVFGVPFVNVQPHSGSPANYAVYFALLEPGDKIMALRLDQGGHISHGLNINFSGRFFKSIFYGVNKGGLIDYEAMERMATKENPRIIIAGITSHSMALDFSRFSDIAEKCGAYLMADIAHIAGLVVAEAYPNPVPYCHIITTTTHKTLRGPRGALIMVTDKGIEKDPQLPQKINKAVFPGLQGGPHENNIAGIAVALKEAQKPEFAEYGKQVVKNAKVLAETLREEGINLCAGGTNTHLIMIDLRNLEILGNTAAEALEQAGIVTNKNAIPDDPNPPFYPSGLRLGTPGITSRGMKEEEMKQIGVSMVRVLKDISRLKKEMDISLEKEKKSKIRKEIISRSEEIKRIREKIKNLCSNFLLKKEY; encoded by the coding sequence ATGGAATATCTAAACAAAACAGATCCTCAAATGGATGAAATTATAAAAAAAGAGATAGAGAGACAGGAAAATAGCTTAATGATGATTCCTTCAGAGAATCATAGCTCTGAAGCTGTAAGAACAGCTGTGGGCTCTATACTACAAGATAAATATTGTGAAGGCTATCCCTACAAACGCTATTATCAGGGCCAGGAGAACTTCGATAAATTAGAAGAACTTTGCCAGGAAAGGGCTAAAAAAGTTTTTGGTGTACCTTTTGTTAATGTCCAACCCCATTCTGGAAGCCCGGCTAATTATGCGGTTTATTTTGCCCTTTTAGAACCAGGAGATAAAATTATGGCACTAAGATTAGACCAGGGAGGACATATCAGCCATGGCTTAAATATTAATTTTTCTGGAAGGTTTTTCAAAAGTATATTCTATGGAGTAAATAAAGGCGGTCTAATTGATTATGAAGCCATGGAAAGAATGGCCACAAAAGAAAATCCCAGGATTATTATTGCAGGCATTACCTCCCATTCCATGGCTTTAGACTTTTCTCGTTTCTCTGATATCGCTGAAAAATGCGGAGCTTATTTAATGGCTGATATAGCTCATATTGCAGGTTTAGTTGTAGCTGAAGCCTATCCCAATCCAGTACCATATTGTCATATTATCACCACAACAACCCATAAAACCCTCAGAGGTCCAAGAGGCGCTTTGATTATGGTAACAGACAAAGGAATTGAAAAAGATCCTCAACTGCCCCAAAAAATTAACAAGGCTGTGTTCCCGGGGCTTCAGGGAGGACCTCATGAAAATAACATTGCTGGCATTGCAGTGGCCTTAAAAGAAGCTCAAAAACCTGAATTTGCTGAATATGGAAAGCAAGTTGTTAAAAATGCCAAAGTGTTAGCTGAGACCTTAAGAGAAGAAGGGATTAACCTTTGTGCTGGTGGAACCAACACCCATCTTATAATGATTGACCTGAGAAATCTTGAAATCTTAGGAAATACAGCTGCTGAAGCCTTAGAACAAGCTGGAATTGTAACCAATAAAAACGCAATTCCTGACGACCCTAATCCACCATTTTATCCTTCTGGTTTAAGATTGGGAACTCCCGGGATAACAAGCAGGGGAATGAAAGAAGAAGAAATGAAACAAATAGGTGTTTCAATGGTTAGGGTTTTAAAAGATATTTCTCGCTTAAAAAAAGAAATGGATATTTCTTTGGAAAAAGAGAAAAAATCTAAAATAAGAAAGGAGATTATTTCCAGAAGCGAAGAGATAAAAAGGATTAGAGAAAAGATAAAAAACCTTTGTTCAAACTTTCTTCTCAAAAAAGAGTACTAA